The sequence AAATACCGTAGGCCAGAACCGATGGGGCCAGCACCCTGGACGGGCAGGCGGACACGCACAGATGGCAGGCCGTGCATTTGGAGTTGAAGTGCTCGACACCCAGGGAACCGGGCGGTGAGACCGGACAGGTCCGACGCTCTGGCACTGTGGATGGGCGACTGGGGACCACTTTGGGCGGCTCGGCCGCCTGTGCCCCCACGGCAGCCAGCCCCAGACTCCCACCGGCAAGACAGATCAGAAATTTTCTCCGGCCCGCGCCCTTCCCTTTCGCACCGGCCATTGCTTTGGGCGGGGTCAGGCGCAGGGCGTTGTCCCGGCAGACAGCCAGACAGTTGCCGCAGGCCACGCACCGCGAGACGTCCACCACTTTTTCCTGAAAATCGATGCAGCCCGCCTTGCACGCGCGCTCGCACCGCCCGCATTCCCGGCACGCCCCGGGGTCGAAGCGGACGCGTATGGGGGAATGGGCGGCGAACAGGCTGAGCAGCGCGCCCACCGGACAGATGGTGTTGCAGTAAAGGCGCCCGTGCCGCGCACCCAGCCAACCGACCAGAAGCAGCATGGCCAGGGACACGCCCACGGCCAGCGGGACGGCCACCGGCCACTGCACCCGGTAGATTGCGTGGGAGCCGAGGGACTCGGCCAGAGGCGCGGCCAGGTTGTTAACGCCCAGCACCACGGGCCGGACCAGATTGGACAGGATCCGCCCGAAGCTGCTGAACGGATCAAGAAGATTGAGCGGTAGTCCGATTCCGGCCAGGAACAGACAGGCGGTCAGGATGAGAATCCCGTAACGCAGGCGGTTATGGGCCGGGGCATAGGCATGGCCGCGCCTTTTTTTGCCCCTGAAACGGCCGAAGAAATCCTGGACCGTACCCAGAGGGCAGATGGTCGAGCAATAGACCCGTCCGAAAAGCACGGTCAGGATAAGAACCGCGATAAAGCCCGCCGCGCCGAGCGTGGCCCCCCCCAAAAAGCGCAGCAGGGACGGAACGAACTGGAGATAGAGCACCGGATCGGCCAGGGAGTTCGCCCCGGTCTCCCGGAAGTCCAGGAACAGCAAGGCGGTTAGGGCCAGAAAGACCAGGGCCAGAAGCACCCGCAAAGGCTTGAGCAGGCGAAGGTCCATGCCTAGCCGAGCTTGATCCGGTTGATGGCCAGCGACTTGAGGTCCATGCTGCCCAGCCCCATTCCGGCGGCCAGCTTGATATGGCGGACCTCGGCGGGGTCCACGCCGTATAGCCTGGCTCCGGCCGCGTCCGCGGCCACGAAGTCCGTGGAGACCACCTGGGCCTTCATCAGGGCCACGTCGCTTTCCGATACGCCCCGAGGGCCGTTGCGCATCATCACGTTGTAGGCGTCCACGATGGTCAAATCAGGCTTGCGCAGGGAAGCGATGTCCGCGATGCACTGGTGCAGATCGTTGCGGTGGAAATACCAGCGGTCCCAGACCACGCCCATCAAGTTCTTCATGCTGGCCGTGATGACCGACGAGCTGTGGTCCTTGAGCACAGGGACGTTGAGGAACACGTCCGCGTCCAGCATGGCCTCGTGGACCAGGGCGCGGTTCAGCCGCTTGCCGCCGGGAATCTCGACCTCGCGGTAATAGCCCTTGCTGTCTGCCGAGACCGTCTTGCCGCCCGCCTCCCTGACCGCCGCTTCAATGCCGCTGTTCAGGTAGCACTGCCGCCAGTTGTCACAGGAGTGGTCGAAGACGATCACCTCCCGGGCGCCCGCGTCGAAGCAGTGCTTGACGATGCGCCCAATGAGCCTGGGGTTGGTGTTGCCGCCCCGCTCCGGGGGAACGTCCCAGCCGATGTTGGGCTTGATGACCACCCGGGCTCCCTTGGGCACGAAGGCTCCCATGCCGCCGTAGGCCTCGATGGCGCTGTCGAACATCTCGTCCGGTTCACCGCCGCGCACGGCCACCAGATCCCACTGTTTGTCAGACCCGGCTGCCGATGCCGTGGCGCTCCACAGGCCGGTCACGCCGCCCAGAGCCAGGGCGGAACCGGCGACGATGCCGTTTTTCAGAAAATCCCGACGATCCATGTTTCCGCCTCCGTGGTGTTCGGGTTGCGGGGTTTCAGGCCGAACGCATGTCCCGCATGATCTCGGCCGGGCTCTGGCCGAAGTGCCGCTTGAATTCGCGGCTGAACTGGGACGGGCTCTCGTAGCCCACTGCGTCGGCGGCCATGTACGCTTTCATGTTCCGCTGCACGATCAGATCCTTGGCCCGCGACAGCCTGATCTTCTTGAGGTACTGGAGCGGTGATTCGGTGGTGATCTCCTTGAACGCCTTATGGAAGGCCGACACGCTCATGTGGGCCGAATCGGCCAGCTGCTGCACGTCCAGTTTTTCCGAGAAGCTCCCTTCCATCATGGTAATGACCCGGGCCACCTGGGCAAAGGTGTTGCTGCCCCGGGCCAGGGAATAGAGCACCGGCGCCTGCGAGCCGCACAGGGCGCGGTAATATATTTCGCGCACCAGCCCCGGCGCCAGAATGCGGGCCTCGCGTTCGGTCCTGAGCGCCTTGATCAGCTTGATGGCCGCGTCCTTCATATCCTCGTCCAGCGTCGACGGCCCCAGACCGAGCGGGTATTCGTTGTGCCGCAACCGGTCGATGTCTTCCTTGATGTCCATCTGACTGATCAGGTCGTTCAGCTGACCCATATCAATATCTATGAACAGTCCCAGCAGGGGGATTTCCGGGCTCGGAAACGATTCGCACTCGAACGGCATGGACACGGAAGTGACCAGATAATTGTCCGCGTCGTACCGGAAGACCTGCTCGCCCAGATAGGCGACCTTGTGCCCCGATGCGACGATGCAAATTCCCGGATTGTACAGCATCGGCCTGCGTTTAACGTGCTTCGTATCCTTGAAAA is a genomic window of uncultured Pseudodesulfovibrio sp. containing:
- a CDS encoding DUF362 domain-containing protein — encoded protein: MDRRDFLKNGIVAGSALALGGVTGLWSATASAAGSDKQWDLVAVRGGEPDEMFDSAIEAYGGMGAFVPKGARVVIKPNIGWDVPPERGGNTNPRLIGRIVKHCFDAGAREVIVFDHSCDNWRQCYLNSGIEAAVREAGGKTVSADSKGYYREVEIPGGKRLNRALVHEAMLDADVFLNVPVLKDHSSSVITASMKNLMGVVWDRWYFHRNDLHQCIADIASLRKPDLTIVDAYNVMMRNGPRGVSESDVALMKAQVVSTDFVAADAAGARLYGVDPAEVRHIKLAAGMGLGSMDLKSLAINRIKLG
- a CDS encoding AraC family transcriptional regulator — its product is MEGRAMSQLVDLLKEVATIDGDAIESRLEGVRFFKDTKHVKRRPMLYNPGICIVASGHKVAYLGEQVFRYDADNYLVTSVSMPFECESFPSPEIPLLGLFIDIDMGQLNDLISQMDIKEDIDRLRHNEYPLGLGPSTLDEDMKDAAIKLIKALRTEREARILAPGLVREIYYRALCGSQAPVLYSLARGSNTFAQVARVITMMEGSFSEKLDVQQLADSAHMSVSAFHKAFKEITTESPLQYLKKIRLSRAKDLIVQRNMKAYMAADAVGYESPSQFSREFKRHFGQSPAEIMRDMRSA
- a CDS encoding 4Fe-4S binding protein, which codes for MDLRLLKPLRVLLALVFLALTALLFLDFRETGANSLADPVLYLQFVPSLLRFLGGATLGAAGFIAVLILTVLFGRVYCSTICPLGTVQDFFGRFRGKKRRGHAYAPAHNRLRYGILILTACLFLAGIGLPLNLLDPFSSFGRILSNLVRPVVLGVNNLAAPLAESLGSHAIYRVQWPVAVPLAVGVSLAMLLLVGWLGARHGRLYCNTICPVGALLSLFAAHSPIRVRFDPGACRECGRCERACKAGCIDFQEKVVDVSRCVACGNCLAVCRDNALRLTPPKAMAGAKGKGAGRRKFLICLAGGSLGLAAVGAQAAEPPKVVPSRPSTVPERRTCPVSPPGSLGVEHFNSKCTACHLCVSACPSRVLAPSVLAYGISGLMQPQMWFEAAHCNYDCTICSEICPSGAILPLTREQKQRTQTGVAHFIKENCVVHTDNTNCGACSEHCPTKAVHMVPYPNPSGRKLVIPEVNEAICVGCGGCEHACPTRPFRAIYVDGNPVHKRAEKPVEKKLEPLPDAGGDFPF